A region from the Arcobacter sp. F2176 genome encodes:
- a CDS encoding M48 family metallopeptidase: protein MFFRIIFLWVFLHHFLFACGGGFWPEDYEFKFLHKRDYAFSNIQDNLNFSSTYNNIVMNSDKEAKKENLKEWQKEFGKQYSLKQIEEFLYEGKNLSSIKNKEIRAYIDFVNLQAPFVTSWRKYYLKYGYKGKKLKESDVDLLISKAISNIQSTKSKYLKQRYFFLALRLAHYYNKDNAYSIYTANKKLLQRSDSIVKDWIQGLYAGILIKNGENVKGVYEFTKLFDKSKSNWYLAFYNFNAIKTDKDWNDLVSMAKDKDEKIKFLTLRALDANANIVEELKNIAKIDLNSKNYDLLLFREVLKSQDFFNIYPQDSYYEVKPKNIDKYTPLVNYLQTVSKDNMYTVDLALAYFSFYKGDIASSKDYLQKAYKEVKGEDIHELNALGYIIYLNGLKTINTDIENNIATRLDKLMTQKCNKDSLFKYTFYKVKDLYKDKGDEFKYFIASNYRYLSINSINLEKYEKIEELKNKKDKSGLEKYMLEKIIFKYKDFDKSLQKAYFSILMNNLEFEKLLKEYPDKLNYKLRFNIFNNLIAGNNRRVSPTQVTLKETLEKIIKIKENLKKNPNDAMSNYLYATALYNLSYWGNSNTLTTVYRSSYSFKEKELELRKINLSNKYLNKALENFTKKEFKAKVTYMLAKNELALYDIKNSTKSEYNQEISYRTDNWYSFGYDFKNIQRYMVSGYGKYFDKLKNDFDDTSYYQELIKECSNLRNYQSTLKKVYDKDALGISLTDLEKELSTMYKQKKTRIANKYNTIFFWKLMVQEPITNKTVESYNNIAYYLEKLHREEYSIILLEKIIEKYPNRVVAYYNLGDAYWSYWKKDKAKNAYKKYIELMIKEGKEKKIPKKVKDRVDIKD from the coding sequence GTGTTTTTTAGAATAATATTTTTATGGGTGTTTTTGCACCACTTTTTGTTTGCCTGTGGAGGTGGCTTTTGGCCAGAGGATTATGAGTTTAAGTTTTTGCACAAAAGAGATTATGCTTTTTCCAATATACAAGATAATTTAAACTTCTCTTCTACATATAATAATATAGTTATGAACTCAGATAAAGAGGCAAAAAAAGAGAATCTAAAAGAGTGGCAAAAAGAGTTTGGAAAACAATACTCCCTCAAACAAATTGAAGAGTTTTTATATGAGGGAAAAAATCTTTCATCAATAAAAAATAAAGAGATAAGAGCTTATATAGATTTTGTAAATTTACAAGCACCTTTTGTAACTTCATGGAGAAAATATTATTTAAAATATGGATATAAGGGGAAAAAATTAAAAGAATCAGATGTTGATTTATTAATAAGTAAAGCTATATCAAATATACAAAGTACAAAATCAAAATATTTAAAACAAAGATACTTCTTTTTAGCATTAAGACTTGCACACTATTATAATAAAGATAATGCATATTCAATTTATACTGCAAATAAAAAGTTATTACAAAGAAGTGATTCTATTGTAAAGGATTGGATTCAAGGTTTATATGCTGGAATTTTGATAAAAAATGGTGAAAATGTAAAGGGTGTTTATGAATTCACTAAGTTATTTGATAAGTCTAAGTCAAATTGGTATTTGGCATTTTATAATTTTAATGCAATTAAAACAGACAAGGATTGGAATGATTTAGTCTCTATGGCAAAAGATAAAGATGAAAAAATCAAATTTCTTACTCTAAGAGCTTTAGATGCAAATGCAAATATTGTAGAAGAGCTTAAAAATATCGCAAAAATTGATCTTAATTCAAAAAATTATGACCTATTATTATTTAGAGAAGTTTTAAAATCACAAGACTTTTTTAATATTTATCCACAAGATTCATATTATGAAGTTAAACCCAAAAATATAGATAAATATACTCCTTTGGTAAATTATTTACAAACTGTATCAAAAGATAATATGTACACAGTTGATTTAGCTTTAGCATATTTCTCTTTTTATAAAGGAGATATCGCTTCTTCAAAAGATTACTTACAAAAAGCATACAAAGAAGTAAAGGGTGAGGATATTCACGAATTAAATGCTTTAGGTTATATTATTTATTTAAACGGCTTAAAAACTATTAATACAGATATTGAAAATAATATTGCAACTAGACTTGATAAACTGATGACTCAAAAGTGTAATAAAGATTCTTTATTTAAATATACATTTTATAAAGTTAAAGATTTGTATAAAGATAAAGGTGATGAGTTTAAATATTTTATTGCTTCAAACTATAGATACCTAAGTATCAATAGTATAAATTTAGAGAAGTATGAAAAAATAGAGGAGTTAAAGAATAAAAAAGATAAATCTGGCTTAGAAAAGTATATGCTAGAAAAGATTATCTTTAAGTATAAAGATTTTGATAAATCTTTACAAAAAGCCTATTTTAGTATTTTGATGAATAACTTAGAATTTGAAAAATTACTTAAAGAGTACCCTGATAAGTTAAATTATAAGTTGAGATTTAATATTTTTAATAACTTAATAGCGGGAAATAATAGAAGAGTATCTCCTACACAGGTTACTTTGAAAGAGACTTTAGAAAAGATAATAAAAATCAAAGAGAATTTAAAGAAAAATCCAAATGATGCTATGAGTAATTATTTGTATGCAACTGCCTTGTATAACTTAAGTTATTGGGGAAATTCAAATACTCTTACAACAGTTTATAGAAGTTCCTACTCATTTAAAGAAAAAGAGTTGGAACTAAGAAAAATAAACCTCTCAAACAAATATCTTAATAAAGCACTTGAAAACTTTACAAAAAAAGAGTTTAAAGCAAAAGTAACATATATGTTAGCAAAAAATGAACTTGCCTTGTATGATATTAAGAATTCTACAAAAAGTGAATACAATCAAGAAATAAGTTATAGAACTGACAATTGGTATTCGTTTGGATATGATTTTAAAAATATTCAAAGATATATGGTAAGTGGATATGGAAAATATTTTGATAAATTAAAGAATGATTTTGATGATACTTCTTATTATCAAGAGCTTATTAAAGAGTGTTCTAATTTAAGAAATTATCAAAGCACTTTAAAAAAAGTATATGACAAAGATGCCCTTGGGATTTCACTAACAGATCTTGAAAAAGAATTAAGTACTATGTATAAACAAAAAAAGACTCGTATTGCAAATAAGTATAATACAATCTTTTTTTGGAAGTTGATGGTTCAAGAACCAATCACAAATAAAACAGTTGAAAGCTATAACAATATCGCATATTATTTAGAGAAACTACATAGAGAAGAATATTCTATTATTTTATTAGAAAAGATAATAGAGAAATATCCAAATAGAGTTGTGGCTTATTATAATCTTGGTGATGCATATTGGTCATACTGGAAAAAAGACAAAGCTAAAAATGCTTATAAAAAGTATATTGAACTTATGATAAAAGAGGGAAAAGAGAAGAAAATACCTAAAAAAGTAAAAGATAGAGTAGATATAAAAGATTAA
- a CDS encoding carboxymuconolactone decarboxylase family protein, which yields MTNKINLKKSNPTIFNKVIELNNEVKLLIKKANIEESFFHLLLLRVSQINGCAYCLRMHTKDALDCGESIERISVIPAWRETQYFNEKERASLSLVEAISNIIQGQVPNEVYEDVKEVLNEDEIAAVEWSAITMNTLNRIAIASRYEVK from the coding sequence ATGACAAATAAAATAAATTTAAAAAAATCAAATCCAACTATATTTAACAAAGTAATTGAATTAAATAATGAAGTTAAATTACTTATAAAAAAAGCAAATATAGAAGAGAGCTTTTTTCATCTTTTATTGTTAAGAGTTTCTCAAATAAATGGTTGTGCTTATTGTCTTAGAATGCATACTAAAGATGCACTTGATTGTGGTGAGAGTATAGAAAGAATAAGTGTCATACCTGCATGGAGAGAAACGCAATATTTCAACGAAAAAGAAAGAGCTAGTTTGTCTTTAGTTGAAGCTATAAGTAATATCATACAAGGACAAGTTCCCAATGAAGTTTATGAAGATGTAAAAGAGGTTTTAAACGAAGATGAAATTGCAGCTGTTGAATGGTCAGCAATCACAATGAATACATTAAATAGAATAGCAATAGCAAGTCGATATGAAGTTAAATAA
- a CDS encoding DUF86 domain-containing protein, protein MSENSFLAKIDFILEMIENIELIVNRHKGIVETLEDIEGQMAVLMAISQIGETLKKLDDTLIEEYDLKEDKEGAYYTRNYIVHDYEGVDLGFIENILREYLPNLKNKILKIKSDF, encoded by the coding sequence ATGTCTGAAAACTCTTTTTTAGCAAAAATTGATTTTATCCTTGAAATGATAGAAAATATCGAGTTAATAGTTAATAGACATAAAGGTATTGTTGAAACTTTAGAAGATATTGAAGGTCAAATGGCTGTTTTAATGGCTATTTCTCAAATTGGCGAAACCCTTAAAAAACTTGACGATACTTTAATCGAAGAATATGATTTAAAAGAAGATAAAGAGGGTGCTTATTATACTCGAAATTATATAGTACATGATTATGAAGGTGTTGATTTGGGCTTTATAGAAAATATTCTTAGAGAATATCTTCCTAATCTTAAAAATAAGATACTAAAAATCAAAAGTGATTTTTAG
- a CDS encoding nucleotidyltransferase family protein: MDNQEVFENLKAIKQTLINDGFIIDGIFGSYARNENLKDSDVDILYHLDKVFYDKYSGFIGFKKLDEIKEHISKSLGKKIDLAPKTNLSKTAKKYILNDVIYV; this comes from the coding sequence ATGGATAATCAAGAAGTATTTGAAAACTTAAAAGCAATAAAACAAACACTAATCAATGATGGCTTTATTATTGATGGAATTTTTGGCTCTTACGCTAGAAATGAAAATCTTAAAGATAGTGATGTTGATATCTTATATCATCTTGATAAAGTATTTTATGATAAATATAGTGGCTTTATTGGCTTTAAAAAACTTGATGAAATAAAAGAACATATAAGTAAAAGTTTAGGAAAGAAGATTGATTTAGCACCTAAAACAAATCTTTCAAAAACAGCAAAAAAATATATTTTAAATGATGTAATTTATGTCTGA
- a CDS encoding AEC family transporter translates to MIHIFSALIPVFSLILIGYFFKRIKFPSHEFWPQADKLTYYVLMPSLLIYKLSSASLDSDNSLGFVGSALLAIFLTMVILIIVNKIKPTSPSAFTSIIQGSIRFNTYVFLALAGSIFGNEGLILSAIILTFAIPFINILCITIFALYVSNDKLDFIYLLKSIFKNPLIVACIIGGGINFLGIHLPLVLNNTLEILSHAALPMGLLSVGFGLVIKEIKSSKSELIIAIIGKHLIFPIFIFIFGKIFGIDGMMLSILVLFGVLPTAPSSFILARQLGGDIGLMSSIITVQTLISMVCILFVLHYFV, encoded by the coding sequence ATGATACATATATTTTCAGCACTCATTCCTGTATTTAGTCTTATTCTAATAGGATATTTTTTTAAAAGAATAAAATTCCCTTCTCATGAGTTTTGGCCACAAGCTGATAAACTAACTTATTATGTATTGATGCCTTCACTTTTAATTTATAAACTTTCAAGTGCTTCTTTAGACTCAGATAATAGTTTAGGATTTGTGGGTTCTGCTCTTTTAGCAATATTTTTGACAATGGTTATACTTATTATTGTAAATAAAATCAAACCAACATCTCCTAGTGCTTTTACTTCTATTATACAAGGTTCAATTAGATTTAATACTTATGTTTTTTTAGCTTTAGCTGGCTCAATTTTTGGAAATGAAGGCTTAATACTATCAGCAATCATACTTACCTTTGCAATTCCATTTATAAATATTTTGTGTATAACAATATTTGCACTTTATGTTTCAAATGATAAATTAGATTTTATTTATTTGTTAAAATCTATTTTCAAAAATCCTCTAATAGTAGCTTGTATTATTGGTGGAGGTATAAATTTTCTAGGGATTCATCTGCCACTTGTTTTAAATAATACTTTAGAGATACTTAGTCATGCCGCACTTCCAATGGGACTTTTATCTGTAGGATTTGGACTTGTAATAAAAGAGATTAAATCTTCAAAAAGTGAATTGATCATTGCAATAATAGGGAAACACCTAATTTTCCCAATTTTTATTTTTATTTTTGGTAAAATATTTGGAATAGATGGAATGATGCTTTCAATATTAGTTTTATTTGGTGTTTTACCAACTGCACCTTCATCTTTTATTTTAGCTAGACAACTAGGTGGGGATATAGGATTGATGTCGTCAATCATTACAGTTCAAACGCTTATATCAATGGTATGTATACTTTTTGTTTTACATTATTTTGTTTAA
- a CDS encoding sulfite exporter TauE/SafE family protein, translating into MSQEIILGLITFFTSTIAGVVGLGGGMILIAVLPSFLPLNALIPVHGISQMTSNLSRAAFGYKDVKFEVIPKFLIGSIVGISFFASILYIISLEYVPLFIGTYILLSLWSKKFNEKLRKYENYYLLGFFQTGLSIVVGATGPLTMTLLLKDYEDKDIVVSTAAALMSITHILKVFAFMIFGFVFFDYIGILFAMIIGAIIGSWTGTKLRNVIDGKKFIMILKVLLSLLAVKVIVSAFI; encoded by the coding sequence TTGAGTCAAGAAATAATTTTAGGGCTAATAACCTTTTTTACATCAACAATCGCAGGTGTTGTTGGACTTGGCGGAGGCATGATTTTAATAGCAGTTTTACCTTCTTTTCTGCCTTTAAATGCTTTAATCCCAGTACATGGTATAAGCCAAATGACAAGTAATCTAAGTAGAGCAGCCTTTGGATACAAAGATGTAAAATTTGAAGTGATACCAAAGTTTTTAATTGGTTCAATTGTTGGAATAAGCTTTTTCGCTTCAATTTTATATATTATTTCTTTAGAATATGTGCCTTTATTTATAGGAACTTATATTTTACTTTCTCTTTGGAGTAAAAAATTCAATGAAAAGTTAAGAAAATACGAAAATTATTATTTGCTTGGATTTTTCCAAACAGGGCTTTCAATAGTTGTAGGGGCAACAGGACCTCTTACTATGACTCTTTTACTAAAAGACTATGAAGATAAAGATATTGTAGTATCAACAGCTGCTGCCTTGATGAGCATTACTCATATTTTAAAAGTATTTGCTTTTATGATTTTTGGATTTGTATTTTTTGATTATATTGGAATCTTATTTGCCATGATTATAGGTGCTATTATTGGAAGTTGGACAGGGACAAAACTTCGAAATGTAATTGATGGTAAAAAATTTATTATGATACTAAAAGTTTTATTATCACTTTTAGCTGTAAAAGTAATAGTAAGTGCATTTATTTAA
- a CDS encoding response regulator transcription factor, with protein sequence MDNELLKEKLKDISILCVEDEDGIREFLVSTLKYYFKEVYEARNGLEALEMYEEYRPKIILSDIEMPKMNGLDFVKKVRQNDISTSIIMLTAYSNEEYLMNLINLNIDHFILKPLNSKKLNEALNKYIERNFSEQISLSENLKLDLSKRELIFDDSTIIPLRKRENDFLNLLYKNKNSITTYEQIEIELWQDKIMTSHALKSFIKELRNKMPTNIIKNISQAGYILEN encoded by the coding sequence ATGGATAATGAATTATTAAAAGAAAAATTAAAAGATATAAGTATTTTATGTGTTGAAGATGAAGATGGAATTAGAGAGTTTCTTGTAAGTACTTTGAAGTATTATTTTAAAGAAGTGTATGAAGCTAGAAATGGTTTAGAAGCTTTAGAAATGTATGAAGAATACAGACCTAAAATAATTTTAAGTGATATAGAAATGCCAAAAATGAATGGTCTTGATTTTGTAAAAAAAGTACGACAAAATGACATATCAACTTCTATTATTATGCTTACTGCTTATTCTAATGAAGAGTATCTTATGAATTTGATAAATTTAAATATTGACCATTTTATTTTAAAACCTTTAAATTCAAAAAAATTAAATGAAGCTTTGAATAAGTACATAGAAAGAAACTTTTCAGAGCAAATATCACTAAGTGAGAATTTAAAACTTGACTTATCAAAAAGAGAGTTGATTTTTGATGATTCTACAATAATTCCTTTACGAAAAAGAGAAAATGATTTTTTAAATCTTTTATATAAAAATAAAAATTCAATAACAACATACGAACAAATCGAGATAGAGTTATGGCAAGATAAAATTATGACAAGTCATGCTTTGAAGTCTTTTATAAAAGAGCTTAGAAATAAAATGCCAACAAATATTATCAAAAATATTTCACAAGCAGGATATATTTTAGAAAATTGA
- a CDS encoding sensor histidine kinase, whose translation MFNKDGIPFFIIMIPFLCIIFCAFFISSYYMKVSEKNFQDDVKILIQTYPKKYFSTKVIQEVIQDKKVVYEKNKSDFLYFIKVVTLCVLCFMALFTFLMTSIVKDIVNKYMSKVKNEQNKLKNLNETLSSKVAFGIEEGKRKDKAILEQSKMAKVGSMISMIAHQWRQPLSELSGVLMELETATRFKKVDEKHILNSIDRSNDMIEFMSNTIDDFRNFYKPDKKKEYFNISDACKKAINLVDATLHNLSIDLIFDIKKDKKIFGYPTEYSQVILNLISNAKDILVEKQIKDPKINLTITSRGMQSIVTIKDNAGGIGEENLDLIFDPYYSTKDSSKGTGLGLYISKLIIEKNMGGELSVQNDEEGAVFKVIVLG comes from the coding sequence GTGTTTAATAAAGATGGAATTCCATTTTTTATAATAATGATACCTTTTTTATGTATCATTTTTTGCGCATTTTTTATTAGTTCATACTATATGAAAGTCTCAGAAAAAAATTTTCAAGATGATGTGAAAATTCTAATTCAAACATATCCCAAAAAATATTTTAGTACCAAAGTAATACAAGAAGTTATACAAGACAAAAAAGTAGTTTATGAAAAGAATAAATCAGATTTTTTATATTTTATAAAAGTTGTGACTTTATGTGTTTTGTGTTTTATGGCTTTATTTACTTTCCTTATGACTTCTATTGTAAAAGATATTGTCAACAAATACATGAGTAAAGTAAAAAATGAACAAAATAAATTAAAAAATCTAAATGAAACCTTATCTTCAAAAGTAGCTTTTGGAATAGAAGAAGGAAAAAGAAAAGATAAAGCAATCTTAGAACAATCAAAAATGGCAAAAGTTGGTTCAATGATTTCTATGATAGCTCACCAATGGAGGCAACCTTTAAGTGAATTGTCAGGTGTTTTGATGGAGTTAGAAACTGCAACAAGATTTAAGAAAGTCGATGAAAAACATATTTTAAATTCTATAGATAGAAGTAATGATATGATTGAATTTATGTCAAATACCATAGATGATTTTAGAAATTTTTATAAACCAGATAAGAAAAAAGAGTATTTTAATATAAGTGATGCTTGTAAAAAAGCTATAAATTTAGTAGATGCAACATTACATAATTTATCAATAGATTTAATATTTGATATAAAAAAAGATAAAAAAATATTTGGTTATCCAACAGAATATTCGCAAGTTATTTTAAATCTAATTAGCAATGCAAAAGATATATTAGTAGAAAAACAAATAAAAGACCCAAAGATTAATCTTACTATTACCTCAAGAGGTATGCAAAGCATAGTAACTATAAAAGATAATGCAGGTGGAATTGGTGAAGAAAATCTTGATTTGATTTTTGACCCTTATTATAGTACAAAAGATTCTTCTAAAGGAACAGGACTTGGTTTATATATTTCAAAATTGATTATTGAAAAAAACATGGGTGGTGAACTTAGTGTGCAAAATGATGAAGAAGGTGCTGTTTTTAAAGTAATAGTGTTAGGATAG
- a CDS encoding exodeoxyribonuclease III — protein MSKYKFVSWNVNGIRAVDKKEALKWVDEHEIHLLGVQETKSMKTQIPQTIFEKNFKNVTASESAIKGRSGTALFTDLDITFECTCPTVDVLDEGRINEVHFTLGDKDIAFFNVYFPNGQSKEERLVYKMEFYDRFLNHCEELKKQGKSIIVCGDVNTAHKEIDLARPKANEGTSGFLPMEREWIDKFLSHGYIDTLRHVIGDEPDNYSWWSYRANARANNVGWRIDYFYVSEDLKPHISNAYIMSDVMGSDHCPIALEMEI, from the coding sequence ATGAGTAAATACAAATTTGTATCATGGAATGTAAATGGTATACGAGCAGTTGATAAAAAAGAAGCACTTAAATGGGTAGATGAACATGAAATTCATCTTTTAGGTGTACAAGAAACAAAATCAATGAAAACACAAATTCCCCAAACTATCTTTGAAAAAAACTTCAAAAATGTAACAGCAAGTGAGTCAGCTATAAAAGGTAGGAGCGGAACGGCCCTATTTACTGACTTGGACATAACTTTTGAGTGTACTTGCCCTACTGTTGATGTACTTGATGAAGGAAGAATCAATGAAGTTCACTTTACTTTAGGAGATAAAGATATAGCATTTTTTAATGTTTATTTCCCAAATGGGCAAAGTAAAGAAGAGAGACTTGTATATAAAATGGAGTTTTACGATAGGTTTTTAAATCATTGTGAAGAATTAAAAAAACAAGGTAAGTCAATCATAGTATGTGGAGATGTAAACACAGCCCACAAAGAGATAGACTTGGCAAGACCAAAAGCAAATGAAGGTACCTCAGGCTTCTTACCTATGGAGAGAGAGTGGATAGATAAGTTCTTATCTCACGGATATATAGATACTCTAAGACATGTTATTGGTGATGAGCCAGATAATTACAGCTGGTGGAGTTACCGAGCAAATGCAAGAGCCAATAACGTTGGCTGGAGGATTGATTATTTTTATGTAAGTGAGGACTTAAAACCTCATATTTCAAATGCTTATATTATGAGTGATGTAATGGGAAGTGATCATTGTCCTATTGCTTTGGAGATGGAGATATAG
- a CDS encoding redoxin domain-containing protein: MPTLEKDIEDYLVEFQGRVPKETQDTLYNAIKQLEESDSFTKALKVGNKIPEFSISNQDRKVINIKDIVEKNKYTVLCFFEGSWSPYAILELLALQKIVSQLKIFNASLITLCPQTQDKSSYLKEKHSFTFDILYDKNNTIAKEFGINYTLSNEVIAVYEKQKIDILEANRNGTYDLPLPGTYIVNKNYEIIYAFVDANHRKRCEPKTITDTIKKDIINKR; the protein is encoded by the coding sequence ATGCCTACGCTAGAAAAAGATATAGAAGATTATTTAGTAGAATTTCAAGGAAGAGTCCCAAAAGAGACTCAAGATACTCTATATAATGCTATTAAACAATTAGAAGAATCAGACAGTTTTACCAAAGCTTTAAAAGTAGGAAATAAAATTCCCGAGTTCTCTATTTCTAACCAAGATAGAAAAGTTATCAACATAAAAGATATTGTTGAGAAAAATAAATACACTGTTTTGTGTTTTTTTGAAGGCTCTTGGTCTCCATATGCTATATTAGAATTACTTGCCTTGCAAAAGATTGTTTCGCAATTAAAAATTTTTAATGCATCATTAATCACACTTTGTCCTCAAACACAAGATAAATCATCTTATTTAAAAGAAAAACACTCTTTTACATTTGATATTCTTTATGACAAAAATAATACTATAGCAAAAGAGTTTGGTATAAATTATACTTTGAGTAATGAAGTAATCGCTGTATATGAAAAACAAAAAATAGATATATTAGAAGCAAATAGAAATGGTACTTATGATTTACCACTTCCAGGAACTTATATTGTAAATAAAAACTATGAAATAATATATGCTTTTGTTGATGCTAACCATAGAAAAAGATGTGAACCTAAAACTATAACTGACACAATCAAAAAAGATATTATAAACAAACGATAA
- a CDS encoding sodium:alanine symporter family protein: MLAEINTFLNDLIWGSILIYVLPILGIFFTVSSRFVQFRYFFKMFHILRETAHDKEGHISSFQALMLSVAGRVGGGNIAGVAVAITLGGAGSVFWMWVIGLVGMATSFFECSLAQLYKEKDGIDSGVYRGGPAYYATKALGQRWLGVIISILLMITFGFAFNATQSFIISTSFEATFDIPTWISGIVLTIVFGLTIFGGVKRIARMSEVIVPVMAGSYLLIALVVIVLNIGEIPGLINMIITEAFNPSSAIGGGIGAVILQGAKRGMFSNEAGLGSAPNVAAVAYVGHPVQQGIVQSFSVFIDTIILCSCTAFIILLSGVYTPGEEGVQGVLLTQNALIEQVGPLGGYFVTIALFLFGFSSMIYNYYLAENSLNFFSKGNKTAFNIFKVICITLIIWGSFQDLGSIFSFADLSMGLLAVINMTVIALLYKPVLQLIKGYERQVKEGKVPVLRYNDYNEFKIDKAIWKEIVDNINDKKS, translated from the coding sequence ATGTTAGCAGAAATAAATACATTCCTAAATGACCTTATTTGGGGATCGATTTTAATTTACGTACTACCTATTCTTGGTATCTTTTTCACAGTAAGTTCTAGATTTGTACAATTTAGATACTTCTTTAAGATGTTTCACATTTTAAGAGAAACAGCTCATGATAAAGAAGGACATATTAGTTCATTTCAAGCTTTAATGTTAAGTGTTGCTGGTCGTGTTGGTGGTGGAAACATCGCTGGAGTTGCAGTTGCTATCACACTTGGTGGAGCTGGTTCTGTATTTTGGATGTGGGTTATTGGACTTGTTGGAATGGCAACAAGTTTCTTTGAGTGTTCATTGGCACAACTGTATAAAGAAAAAGATGGCATAGATTCTGGAGTATATAGAGGTGGACCTGCTTATTATGCAACTAAAGCATTAGGTCAAAGATGGTTAGGTGTTATCATTTCTATTTTACTTATGATTACATTTGGTTTTGCATTTAATGCAACTCAATCATTTATTATCTCAACTTCATTTGAAGCAACATTTGACATTCCTACTTGGATTTCAGGAATTGTTTTAACAATTGTTTTTGGACTTACAATTTTTGGTGGAGTAAAAAGAATTGCTAGAATGTCAGAAGTAATAGTTCCTGTTATGGCAGGAAGTTATTTACTTATTGCTCTTGTTGTTATTGTTTTAAATATAGGTGAAATCCCAGGTTTAATTAATATGATTATAACAGAAGCATTTAATCCAAGTTCTGCAATTGGTGGTGGTATTGGTGCTGTTATTTTACAAGGTGCAAAAAGAGGAATGTTTTCAAATGAAGCTGGTCTAGGTTCTGCTCCAAATGTTGCTGCAGTTGCTTATGTTGGACATCCAGTTCAACAAGGGATTGTACAATCATTTTCTGTATTTATTGATACAATTATTTTATGTTCTTGTACAGCATTTATTATTCTTTTATCAGGTGTTTACACTCCAGGTGAAGAAGGTGTTCAAGGTGTTTTATTAACTCAAAATGCCTTAATCGAACAAGTAGGACCATTAGGTGGTTACTTTGTTACAATCGCCTTATTCTTATTTGGATTTTCTTCAATGATTTATAACTATTATTTAGCTGAAAATAGTTTAAACTTCTTTAGTAAAGGAAATAAAACTGCCTTTAATATATTTAAAGTTATTTGTATAACTTTAATTATTTGGGGTTCATTTCAAGATTTAGGTTCAATTTTCTCATTTGCTGATTTATCAATGGGATTATTAGCAGTTATCAATATGACTGTAATTGCATTATTATATAAACCTGTTTTACAATTAATCAAAGGTTATGAAAGACAAGTAAAAGAAGGGAAAGTTCCTGTTCTTAGATATAATGATTACAATGAATTTAAAATCGATAAAGCTATTTGGAAAGAGATTGTTGATAATATTAACGATAAAAAATCATAA